ACGGTGGCGCGCAGCGCCTGGTCGACGCCGTCGAAGGGACTGGCGCCGAAACCCCGATCTGGACGTTCCTCGGTCCCCGACCCGCCGGGTGGTGGATCAGGCGCCGCCTTCATGAGAACGCCATACATCGAGCGGACGCCGCCTTGGCCGTTGGCGCCGACTTCACCCTCGATGCCGAGGTCGCGGCCGACGGGATCGATGAGTTTCTGGAACGCATCGTGATCCAGGCCGGAAAGGACGGTGCGGCGCTTCCCTTGGAGGGCGGTGACACCCTGCACCTGCACGCCACCGATCCCGGGCTCGGCGAGGCCGGCGAGTGGACGGTGGCCGTCGAAGATGTCGCCATCACGTGGTCGCACGAACACGGCAAGGGCACGGTCGCGTTGCGCGGTGGGGTCACCGAATTGCTGCTGGCGATGACACGCCGCGTCCCGCTCGATGCCACCGGCATCGCCGTGTTCGGCGATCAAGCCGTATGGCAGAGATGGCTGGACCGTACGCCTCTCTAGACTTGCACCTCATGACCACATCCGAGATCGCCACCGTGCTCGCTTGGCACGATGCTCTGAACAGCGCCGACATCGAGACCTTGGTCGCGTTGTCCAGCGACGACATCGAGATAGGCGACGCGCAGGGAGCCGTGCAGGGGCACGACGCGCTGCGCCGGTGGGTGAGCTCGCTGACGGCAAGGGCTGAGCTGGGCCGGATGTACGTGCACGACGGCATCGTGGTCGTCGAACAGCAGATCAGCGATCGCAACAAGCCCTTCAACGCGTCGACGACCGCGTCGGCGTTCCGAGTGGTCCGCGACCACGTCACCTCGGTCTTCCGTCATGCGGACCTGGCGTCGGCGCTGGCGGCGACCGAACTCACCGAAAACGACCGGGTCGACTGAGGCTGAGGAGTCAGGTATGCGCGGGATCATCTTGGCGGGCGGTTCGGGCACCCGGCTGTATCCGATCACCATGGGCATCAGTAAGCAGTTGTTGCCGGTCTATGACAAGCCGATGATCTATTACCCGCTGACCACCCTGATGATGGCCGGCATCCGTGACATCTTGATGATCACCACGCCCCACGACGCACCCGGATTCCACCGGCTCCTCGGTGACGGAACGCAATTCGGCATCAACCTCACCTACGCGGTGCAGGAACGGCCGGACGGCCTGGCTCAAGCATTCGTCGTCGGCGCCGACCACATCGGCAACGATTCGGTGGCATTGGTGTTGGGAGACAACATCTTTTATGGACCGGGGCTGGGCACCAACCTCAGTCGGTTCCAATCCATAAGTGGTGGAGCCGTTTTCGCCTACTGGGTGGCCAACCCGTCGGCCTACGGTGTGGTGGAGTTCGACGCCGCGGGCATGGCGGTGTCGCTGGAGGAGAAGCCGGCCACCCCGAAATCGAACTATGCGGTCCCCGGTCTCTATTTCTACGACAACGACGTGGTCGAGATCGCCAAGGGATTGAAGAAGTCGCCGCGCGGCGAGTACGAGATCACCGAGGTCAATCAGATCTACCTGAACCGCGGCCGCCTGGCCGTTGAGGTGCTGGCTCGTGGTACCGCGTGGCTGGACACCGGCACGTTCGATTCCCTGCTGGACGCAGCCGATTTCGTTCGAACCCTGGAATTGCGGCAGGGTCTGAAAGTCAGCGTTCCCGAAGAAGTGGCGTGGCGGCTGGGCTGGATCGACGATGAGCAACTCGCGAAGCGCGGCCAGAGTCTGATCAAGTCCGGGTACGGGAATTACCTGCTGGACTTGTTGGAGCGCAACTGATTTAGGTGCTCTAGAGTTGGCCGGGCAACCCGTCGACGCCGATCAGCGCCGTGCCGCCCGCGCCAGGGCTGCCGTGCACCGGGCCCGCCCCGCCGTTGCCACCGTTGCCGCCGTTGCCGATGAAAGTGGATGGGCCGCCCCCACCGCCGTTCCCGCCGACAGTCGCGCCGGTGCCGCCGTTCCCGCCGTCGCCACCGTTGCCGAACCAGGCGTTCCCGCCCCTTTCGCCGTTCCCCCCGATGTTGCCGCCGTATCCGCCCGCCCCGCCGGTACCGCCGTTGAAGAAACCGCCGCCGCCCACACCGGCCCACCCGCCGTTGCCGCGGACACTGTCACCACCAGCCCCACCGGCTCCGCCGTTGCCGAAATAGCCCAACCCGCCGATTCCGCCGCTCCCGCCGACGGCGTTGAGGGCAGTGGTCGAGCCGCCGGTGCCGCCGGCCCCGCCGCTGCCGAACAGGCCCGTGCCGCCGTTCCCGCCGGTGCCGGCGAGCGAGTTGGTCCCACTGGTGGACCCACCAGTGCCGCCGTTGCCGCCAGTGGCGACGAAATAGCCCGTACCTCCGTCGCCGCCGCGACCGCCGGCTATCAAGCCGAACCCGCCGGTGCCGCCCGCCCCGCCGGGACTGAAGAACAGCCCGCTGTCCCCGCC
This genomic stretch from Mycobacterium paragordonae harbors:
- a CDS encoding maleylpyruvate isomerase family mycothiol-dependent enzyme, which gives rise to MDYASSYLEETRALGELIRAADQSTPVPTCPGWTLEQLFRHVGRGDRWAAQIVRDRMDSFLDFRSVEEGKPPPDLDGAIAWLNGGAQRLVDAVEGTGAETPIWTFLGPRPAGWWIRRRLHENAIHRADAALAVGADFTLDAEVAADGIDEFLERIVIQAGKDGAALPLEGGDTLHLHATDPGLGEAGEWTVAVEDVAITWSHEHGKGTVALRGGVTELLLAMTRRVPLDATGIAVFGDQAVWQRWLDRTPL
- a CDS encoding nuclear transport factor 2 family protein; translated protein: MTTSEIATVLAWHDALNSADIETLVALSSDDIEIGDAQGAVQGHDALRRWVSSLTARAELGRMYVHDGIVVVEQQISDRNKPFNASTTASAFRVVRDHVTSVFRHADLASALAATELTENDRVD
- the rfbA gene encoding glucose-1-phosphate thymidylyltransferase RfbA, which gives rise to MRGIILAGGSGTRLYPITMGISKQLLPVYDKPMIYYPLTTLMMAGIRDILMITTPHDAPGFHRLLGDGTQFGINLTYAVQERPDGLAQAFVVGADHIGNDSVALVLGDNIFYGPGLGTNLSRFQSISGGAVFAYWVANPSAYGVVEFDAAGMAVSLEEKPATPKSNYAVPGLYFYDNDVVEIAKGLKKSPRGEYEITEVNQIYLNRGRLAVEVLARGTAWLDTGTFDSLLDAADFVRTLELRQGLKVSVPEEVAWRLGWIDDEQLAKRGQSLIKSGYGNYLLDLLERN